The DNA sequence GAAGCTTTAGCATCTCATGGACCCGAAACACGTTCACCACAATCGGTTGTAACACACTTGGATTAGTTGTGGGGTATAACAATTTTTCAGCGGAAGAACCGAGACCTTATCCCACAACATGCTTCTCCTTCTGCAACAAACTCCAATATGCGAGTAATGGGTCCTGCACCGGCAGTGGTTGCTGCCGTATTAGTATTCCCCGCCCCGCACATGGGTGGTTAACGTTAACAACAGTGAAGTGATTGACTTCAACCCATGTGGTTATGCGTTCTTGGTGGAAGAAGGTGGCTATGAATTTGAGACGACACACCTGAAGAAGCTGGAGAGTACTGAGTTTCCGGTGGTTCTGGATTGGAGTGTAGGGAACCAAACGTGTATTGAAGCTATGAAGAATCCTTCCAGCTTTGCGTGTAAGGCAGAGAGCAGCACGTGTCACGATTCTGATAAGCGTTCTGGTTATGTTTGCAAATGCCCCTCTGGATTTCAGGGTAACCCTTACCTCCTTCATGGTTGTCAACAAGGTATTATTATTCAccgctttatttttttttagctgAACATCCCACACTGCAGCAGCCGTCGAACAGACTAAACTCTAAAACCTCTGagaatcaaaaaaataattttaataattaaagaaaaatattaaataatattaattaatcaagaggtttcttttttatacattttcattattattatttctctGGTTCAAATATAAATACCGTGAGTATGTTGTTTCTTCTCCCTTAAGTGAATAGGTGATGATGATGACAAGTTTTCATATTTTAGATGTTGATGAATGCGGGGGAACCAATGATTGCTTCCATGAAGCAAAATGCCAGAACATACCTGGCGGCTACAATTGTTTGTGTCCGGAGGGATTTGAAGGAGACGGGAGAAACAACGGAACTCGATGTACTAGTCCCGACCCCAGTGATAGGACAAAGATCACTTTGATTTATTCATTATGTTTGGGTAAGTGTACATTTAAACACAATTTTTGTACTATCGAAATTTACATGCAGTTGTTTTTTCATACTTAAAAATGGTtagttaatttaataaatttaattaaattattatttaactatttttaattattaacttcacataaaaataactgTTTCTGAGTCTTAAATCTTTAGCTAAATGACACACTCTCTGGAAATCATGGAAACTTCCACTCACTTTGGTGGGTTTGCATTGACCAGGCATCAGCATAGGCATCTTAGCATTAGTTGTGGCAAGCTTTTATGTGCATTGGAAAGTGAACAAAAAAAAGCTCATCAACCTTAAAGAACAGTATTTTCAACAAAATGGCGGTTCGTTGTTGCAAGAACATATAGCTAAACATAGCAGCTCAAGCCAAATAGCCAAAGTCTTCACTATTGAGGAACTAAGGAAGGCAACCAACAACTTTGATGCAGGCAAAATCCTAGGCCAAGGGGGCCAAGGAACAGTTTACAAAGGAGTATTATCAGATAATATAACTGTAGCAATAAAAAAGTCCAAAATTAGTGACGCAAGCCAAATTAAGGACTTCATCAATGAGTTAGTTGTACTCTCACAAATCAACCATAGGCATGTGGTTAAGCTCTTGGGTTGTTGCTTAGAAACAGAAATTCCCTTGCTTGTTTACGAATTCATTCCCAATGGTACTGTTTTTGAGCATCTTCATGGTCATGAACCATTTTTAAGACTTACATGGAAAACAAGATTGAGAATAGCTGCTGAAACTGCTGGGGCATTAGCTTATTTGCATTTGGATACTTGTATCCCTGTAATCCACAGAGATGTGAAAACTAGCAATATTCTACTTGATCATGATCTCACTGCAAAGGTTTCTGATTTCGGTGCTTCAAGAATTGTTCCTCAAGGTAAAACTGAGTTAGCCACTTTGGTGCAAGGAACTTGGGGGTATCTTGATCCAGAATCATTTCTCACAAGCCAATTAACAGATAAGAGTGATGTCTATAGTTTTGGAGTTGTTCTTGCAGAATTACTTACAGGAAGAAAAGCGCTTTCTTTTGACATGCCGGATGCTGAAAAGAACCTTGCAATGTTCTTTGTTTCTTCAATGAAAGAGAATCGTTTGCTTCATATTGTAGATAAGGGCATAATAAATGAAGCAAAGGTTGAGCATGTATATGAATTTGCCAAGATTGCAAAACAGTGTTTAAACttgaaaggagaagaaagacctaCAATGAAAGAAGTGGCAATGGAAATTGAGGGGATTAGAGCTGAGGAAAAACATAGATGGTGGTGGGAGAAGGAGAAATTGTCCTCTGAAGAAACTGAAATCCTGGTCAAAGCACCTTCTACTAGCAATAATAATGCTGAAGAATCCTTTATGCTTTTGGActgaatttaatattaatattaggcAATAATTCATTTGTTctgcaataaaataaattctaattttcagACATATAacgatttatctatttttttattaatttaaatttttgaaaaaaaaatattttaatattatatcagagtttatataattaaaagatttagaacttgatttttttaatcttaaaaaaaaatttaagcataagacaaataaaaaataaaaaaaaatctatacaaAGTTTATTAGGATAGGTTATTGGTAGTTAGTTTCTTTCTATATTTAGCATGTGTGTATTATATGTAATAGGCTCATATATAAGGTCAGCAAACTGCACTTGTATGGACCAATTTCTGATATCAGATCAATATAGCTTACATTCCAAGAAACTCATATTTTCTTCACCCCTGtgatctctctcttttctttccaaTAGTTCATACTAATTCAAGAGCTTTGTCACAGTTCGAATGAGGTGGAGACATTATACTGGTGTGAGCCATTGAATAAGTTGCATAATCAATTATCATTTTATCGTTGATAATGTTGCTTAGCCAAATAACATATTTTCCTTTGTTGCTTCTCCATTAGGTGAGTATCTGGATAGTGTATGTGATATAACTAATtaaaagtatcaaaattctttaaataaTGCAAAACTGAATTCTTTAAACTTCTTTTAAGATAGTGGATAATAAATGAATTAGCTAATTTTATAGGTGTtcattataaaagaaaaatgtgaaAGATAGAGGATGGACTAATTCAcaataatttagtaatttttaattgtTAGTGTATCACTACACCAAAAACGGCAGATTGTGGCAGTTAATGCGACGGATAAGAGGATGGCTGCCAATTGATTGGCATTTTGCGGTGATTTTGGTATAACCGCCGCAAAATAGATTATTGTGGTGCTAGATAAGCTATTGACGGCGGTTTTTTTCAACCGCCGCAAAATACGTCtaactcattttttttaaataattggatATGATTTACTTACGTTCTCATTACTTTATTTGAGAAATATCTTTGAATCACTGTTACTTAAATCGTtacattatttttgtatttgttttacgaaaaaaattaatcacttacaaaaatatattttgattaatcatgtaaataaatttacaaattggATTTCCTCGTTTActataagatcttttaagttTGCCTTCAAGCGtaattgtaaaagaaaaaaataagtcaACGTctgaatttttaatattaaaacaaaGTTCAATCGACGAGCATAAAGATTGAAATACTTAAAGTAGACAAATATGTAATATTACAATCCAAAACTATTAAATTAAAGTAATCAACCTAAGTGTTAAAATAAAAAGGCAAACAAAGTTCAATCAACaattaaatttttcaaattttttattttaattaatttctaataaatcaaaattaaaaaacagacaaaataaaataggcaaaataataaaaaagtaacaggAACATAGTTATCAGAATCGAATCGATAATCGACCCGGTAATATAACTGGATTATCggtcactggttcaaccgatGAGTCACAGGTTGAATCAATTGATCCGGTCATAATTAAATATGAACTAGTATTTTTACCCGTAATAATATTAcaggaatataaattttttaaaattacggtCCACTTTGTTCTAACAATATAGATTATGCAtagcacaaaagatttataaaatcaaactacttttttaaaaaaaactcgTAGATTGACAAAAGTCTCTAGCTAAAAAGACCAAGGtatctgtagataaaaaattaaataataagatttttagttattatttttatataaaaaagtctaatcttttattaataattaattttaacatttgttatctagaatttaaaacaatttaacgtgtatacttttacatttaattaagtgTTAACTATTAAGTCcgttgcacaaatagaaatatGATACGAATTTGTATCAAGAACTAGAGAGAATTAGAGATAATCAGAGAGGATAGAAGAGAAATCCCTAGAATTAGGACCAAAGAGAGAAAGTAGAGTTTCTAATTACACCATACCTATCCTCTATTATTACATCATACTCCTATTTATAGTATAATTCTCTAATTGGGCTAGCCCAATACTAATTGTATCATTACCCTACCCTTCAAAACAACCTACAaggttgtgaaaaaaaaaaactataaatcccaataaaaattataaaagctaattacaattaataaaaaaatcaaataatcctaaaataatattttctatgcTACtgctaaaaaaaaatttaccacCAGGATcccattgtttaaaaaaatttggatccATAAAACTGTTGGATTTTGTACTGAAAAATTTAAACCCATCTTGCAAAAGGAGAAATTGGGCTGAATCCAAGCACTCCAAGCCCAGCTCAAATTCAGGGGTCCTCTTCCCTTCCACCACAATCCAGACACAGAAGGCCAACAATCTCATTTCTCTTCTCTCCCTCTCAACTAAGTGCAGGGCTACTGCCGAAAGAACAACCGTTGGCGAGCCAAGCACCACTGTCTGGATCTAGTGGCTCCTTCTCCACCTTTCCTCAGTTCCGTTCGCACCATCCGTTGCAGAATCCACTGCTAGCTGCGGCATCCCATCGCTGTCTCGTGCTCCATCGCAATTCCTTGGTAACGCCACCGCCACCTGCTTCTTTGTCGTTCGAGCCTCCTCTTCGAGATCCCAAGAAAAGACCGCCGCAAGGAGTGGAGCTGGTCTTGCCAATATCGGAGAAACGCGCCGGAACCCTCCTCCACACCTTCGAGGATCTCCGGTGCCGGTCGCTGCTGCCACTCCGTCAACCCAGGGCGTCGTAAGCATCTGCTCCTTCACGGAGGTGCCGTCCTCGGTGCCGCTTCCTGTTGTCAGATCTGCCGCTGCATCGTCCTCGACCGGATTTGTTCCCCTCCACGGACGACCACCGGCATCCAAAGGTTGCGTTCCGGCATACAGGTGAGCTAGTCCCTGAATCAGGAAATCTGATTGCAGAATTGAAATTTGGGTTGCTTGTGTGTTCAAATCAGTTGAACTTGTTCCTGGAAAAAGATATCTCTGATGCGGTTTTATTTGGATATGGAATTGAAAATCTGGATCTAAAACTGTTGATATATTCTGCCAATTCGTTGTGGAATTATTTGTTGAATCTGAGTTTGCATcgggttcttcttcttctgcatccATGGGTTTTGAAGTTTGGcatgaattttgttgttgttgctgaaatTGTGGCACCGCATCTTCTGCATCAATTGCATAATCTGAACTTGTTGATTTGCACACTGATCTTGTGAAATTGAATTTGTGAtctattgttgttgaatttagtgCTGAATTTCTTGTTGAATCTGTAATTTTTGTTGATTTGGTTTGTTGTTGCTGCGGTCGAACTTGTAAACTGAAATATgattcttctgcttcttcttcctcttctgtgTGAAATGGAGTCATGTTGAAttctaaaaattggttgctgCATTCATCAATGCTGCATTCTCATAAGCTGATGCTGAATTCTAAAATTGCAGAGCCGTAAGTGTTGAATTGTTTGCTTCTGGAGcagttgaattattgttgattggttgaaAAGCTGAGGTTGATTTGGCTTGAATCTGAAAAATTGGATGTTGCTGCTTCTGGATTTTTGTTGAAATTTCTGCTGTTAGTGCACAATCGGCTTCCCCATGGATCCTCTTGGTCATGGTTGCACCAATTTTGTTGCAAGTTGCATGAATTTCTGCAAGTATCTTGGATCGTTTTTCATAATTTGAATTCAAACGATCTAAGCTAGTTTGAATCTGATCTCAAATTGTGTCATCATAGGAATTTGGCATGGTGTTCAGTGAAAGCACCATTTGATACGAATTTGTATCAAGAACTAGAGAGAATCAGAGATAATCAAAGAGGATAGAAGAGAAATCCCTAGAATTAGGGCCAAAGAGAGAAAGTAGAGTTTCCAATTACACCATGCCTATCCTCTATTATTACATCATACTCCTATTTATAGTATAATTCTCTAATTGGGCTAGCCCAATACTAAttgtatcaaaataattaatttttatacttgctatttaaaaataatattttttctctctatgtaaataaaaatataattagatattagcataaaaaaattatactaatagttataaaattaacttttttaaaataattaaatcttgattctaacttttaattataacattagtattctctccaaattatatgtaataaatatttgaaagaagagaaatgaaaatatagattaaaaatataagcggtaaaaatttaaaactaaataaaaaactatgtatataataacaataatactaatattttttatttaaattatattattttgttaattttgttttccgtagaagagaaagatagaaaaaaatagagatgagagaaaagagagagaaagataaagatgaagaatgagagtgagagtgagagtttgttaatttttgaagaaaattttttattttaattgtaaaaaaatatcggatgacatattttgatttatcaaattactcatataaaatataaattatatatagagtaaaaatagtagagagaagtagaaaaatggagagaggtagatgagagaatttaggaagagggtttattaattttgaaaaaaaaatattttctctcaattttaataatagagtgtcatgtgacacatttgattattaaattagatagtaatatatgatacataatatagatatgtttcaatttcaattttaattttaatgtaattaaagaatgtcaggttgcacattttgattgtcaaattagtaattagtcattgatattgataatgatatataaaatagatagagtggttgaaagaatgagagaaatagagaaaggaagagggaggatgggagaactctttaattttggaaggaaagatttgatttcaattgcaatgagggagtgacacatgtgacatgtggcacattttgattgtaaaattagtaaagaggaggaaagaatttttttaattttggagggaaat is a window from the Arachis hypogaea cultivar Tifrunner chromosome 17, arahy.Tifrunner.gnm2.J5K5, whole genome shotgun sequence genome containing:
- the LOC112765693 gene encoding wall-associated receptor kinase 3-like, encoding MKNPSSFACKAESSTCHDSDKRSGYVCKCPSGFQGNPYLLHGCQQDVDECGGTNDCFHEAKCQNIPGGYNCLCPEGFEGDGRNNGTRCTSPDPSDRTKITLIYSLCLGISIGILALVVASFYVHWKVNKKKLINLKEQYFQQNGGSLLQEHIAKHSSSSQIAKVFTIEELRKATNNFDAGKILGQGGQGTVYKGVLSDNITVAIKKSKISDASQIKDFINELVVLSQINHRHVVKLLGCCLETEIPLLVYEFIPNGTVFEHLHGHEPFLRLTWKTRLRIAAETAGALAYLHLDTCIPVIHRDVKTSNILLDHDLTAKVSDFGASRIVPQGKTELATLVQGTWGYLDPESFLTSQLTDKSDVYSFGVVLAELLTGRKALSFDMPDAEKNLAMFFVSSMKENRLLHIVDKGIINEAKVEHVYEFAKIAKQCLNLKGEERPTMKEVAMEIEGIRAEEKHRWWWEKEKLSSEETEILVKAPSTSNNNAEESFMLLD